One segment of Rickettsiella grylli DNA contains the following:
- the radA gene encoding DNA repair protein RadA — MSKPKRIYQCQSCGGQFLQWSGQCLECRAWNSLVEEYVTPQSFISSRSKSYASANTKIVDLKSIQLTQIERFSSTITELDRVLGGGIVPGSVILMGGDPGIGKSTLLLQSLCQLSEHHAVLYITGEESLQQVALRAQRLGLPYKKIRLLAETQIENILRHISEEKPHVLVIDSIQTMHTDLLQSAPGAVGQVRESALQLTRLAKQTGIALFLVGHVTKDGVLAGPRVLEHMVDTVLYFEGETDSRHRLIRSVKNRFGAVNELGVFAMTDKGLREVSNPSAMLLSRSSLLVSGSLVTAAWQGSRPLLVEVQALVDNSHLGNPRRITVGLENNRLALLLAVLHRHARIMTSDQDVFINVVGGVRLLETSADLPVLLAVLSSLRDKPFPDDCLVFGEIGLSGEIRPVPYGQERLRDALKHGFKSAIIPKANKSKTEREGMTLFPVEQLTEAIAIVRQMDPVKTLT; from the coding sequence ATGTCTAAGCCCAAACGTATTTATCAATGTCAATCCTGTGGCGGACAGTTTTTACAATGGTCCGGTCAATGTTTGGAATGTAGGGCATGGAACAGTTTGGTAGAGGAGTATGTAACACCACAATCGTTTATTTCATCACGTTCAAAAAGTTATGCATCTGCGAATACAAAAATAGTGGATTTAAAAAGTATTCAGTTAACTCAAATAGAACGGTTTTCTTCAACGATTACAGAGCTTGACCGGGTTTTAGGGGGTGGAATCGTTCCTGGTTCAGTCATCTTAATGGGAGGAGATCCCGGGATAGGAAAATCAACGTTGTTATTGCAAAGTCTTTGCCAATTAAGTGAACACCATGCTGTACTTTACATAACCGGGGAAGAATCTCTTCAGCAAGTGGCTTTACGCGCACAACGTTTAGGGTTACCCTACAAGAAAATTCGATTATTGGCTGAAACCCAAATTGAAAACATTTTAAGACATATTTCAGAAGAAAAACCGCATGTTTTAGTGATTGATTCGATACAAACCATGCATACTGATTTACTTCAGTCAGCACCGGGTGCGGTGGGCCAAGTTCGAGAAAGTGCGCTGCAATTGACGCGTTTAGCGAAACAAACCGGTATTGCTTTATTTTTAGTGGGACATGTGACGAAAGATGGTGTCCTTGCAGGCCCTCGTGTTTTAGAGCATATGGTGGATACGGTTTTATATTTTGAAGGGGAGACAGATAGCCGGCATCGGTTAATACGTTCCGTTAAAAATCGTTTTGGTGCAGTCAATGAACTCGGCGTCTTTGCAATGACAGACAAAGGGTTACGTGAAGTCAGTAATCCTTCTGCTATGCTATTATCACGGTCAAGTTTACTGGTTTCAGGGAGTTTAGTGACGGCAGCTTGGCAAGGTAGTCGTCCTTTATTGGTCGAAGTGCAAGCCTTAGTGGATAATAGTCATCTGGGTAATCCCCGCCGAATCACGGTCGGTTTAGAGAATAATCGTTTAGCATTGTTATTAGCCGTGTTACATCGGCATGCCCGTATTATGACCTCTGATCAAGATGTTTTTATTAATGTGGTAGGCGGTGTCCGTCTATTAGAAACGAGTGCGGATTTACCAGTTTTATTGGCTGTGCTATCCAGTTTACGCGACAAACCTTTTCCGGACGATTGTTTGGTATTTGGTGAAATAGGTTTATCTGGTGAAATTCGTCCAGTCCCTTACGGACAAGAGCGTCTACGAGATGCATTAAAACACGGTTTTAAATCAGCAATTATTCCTAAAGCCAATAAGAGTAAAACCGAGAGAGAAGGAATGACACTATTTCCAGTTGAACAATTGACCGAAGCTATCGCTATTGTACGTCAAATGGATCCCGTAAAGACATTAACGTAA
- a CDS encoding ATP-dependent RecD-like DNA helicase, whose product MALPVQQRSSEKLIGLIERVTFHSETSGFCVLKVKARGRRDMVTVIAQTARVLAGESIEALGGWTHHKDHGLQFNATQLRIIPPTSLEGIEKYLGSGLVKGIGPYFAKQLVKVLGTDVFDVIEHTPERLGEVPGIGKKRQRKILTGWKEQKAIREIMVFLQGHGLGTSRAFRIYKTYGEQAIQKVKENPYRLASDIRGIGFKTADQLAKSLGLRADSPLRARAGLQYALQLAGQEGHCALLQTDLIQATHKLLNVSELIIATAIAAEVEAKELIQTLSNDNITLALKSFYQAEVSIAKRLKYLLFGGSFPWGKIDPDKAIPWVEKQTGLQLATSQKAAIIQALQSKVMIISGGPGVGKTTVVNSLIKIFQTRQLTIELCAPTGRAAKRLSEVTGLIAKTIHRCLGFDPHIFGFKYHADFPLPADIVVVDEVSMLDITLMNQLLKAIPQQAALFLIGDVDQLPSVGPGSVLADLITSKQIPMVVLTEIFRQAATSQIIVNAHRVNQGKMPFKKSLPSSDFYFIPANTPEEIQTKLIDCVTQRIPKRFPFHSVQDIQVLTPMNRGAVGAYHLNHALQQALNASSEPKIQRFGWTFSPGDKVIQTVNNYDKEVFNGDIGFIAKINLEETTLQINFEDRLVEYDFNELDEIALAYATSIHKSQGSEYKAVVIPIAMQHYRLLARNLLYTGITRGKKLVILIGQYKALALAVHQQPSQQRLTQLIQRMADIF is encoded by the coding sequence ATGGCCTTACCGGTTCAGCAACGTTCTTCAGAAAAACTAATTGGTCTTATTGAACGGGTTACCTTCCATAGTGAAACATCAGGTTTTTGCGTTTTGAAGGTAAAAGCTCGAGGACGTCGCGATATGGTGACAGTCATTGCACAGACTGCTCGTGTTTTAGCAGGTGAATCCATTGAAGCACTGGGTGGATGGACGCATCATAAAGACCATGGTTTGCAATTTAATGCGACACAACTGCGTATTATCCCCCCTACTAGTCTTGAAGGAATCGAGAAGTATTTAGGCTCGGGTCTAGTCAAAGGTATCGGACCTTACTTTGCAAAGCAGCTGGTTAAAGTATTAGGCACTGATGTTTTTGATGTTATTGAACATACACCAGAGCGATTAGGTGAAGTACCCGGTATTGGAAAAAAACGACAACGAAAAATTTTAACGGGCTGGAAAGAACAAAAAGCCATACGAGAAATTATGGTTTTTTTACAAGGTCATGGTTTAGGTACCTCTCGTGCTTTTCGCATCTATAAAACCTATGGCGAGCAAGCGATACAAAAAGTGAAAGAAAACCCGTATCGATTAGCGAGCGATATTCGTGGTATTGGTTTTAAAACGGCTGATCAGCTGGCTAAAAGTTTAGGTCTTCGAGCAGATTCTCCATTGCGTGCAAGAGCAGGATTACAGTATGCACTGCAGTTAGCCGGTCAAGAGGGTCATTGTGCTTTACTACAAACTGATCTCATCCAAGCAACCCATAAGCTATTAAATGTATCAGAATTAATAATTGCTACCGCCATAGCAGCTGAAGTAGAGGCTAAAGAACTTATACAAACTCTCAGCAACGACAATATCACGCTGGCTCTTAAGTCATTTTATCAAGCGGAAGTTTCCATAGCGAAACGGTTAAAATATTTACTTTTTGGCGGTTCTTTTCCATGGGGAAAAATTGATCCCGATAAAGCCATTCCTTGGGTAGAAAAGCAAACCGGTTTACAGTTAGCTACATCGCAAAAAGCAGCGATTATTCAAGCCTTACAATCTAAGGTTATGATTATTAGCGGCGGTCCTGGCGTAGGAAAAACGACAGTCGTCAATAGCCTGATTAAAATTTTTCAAACGAGGCAACTCACCATTGAACTCTGTGCTCCCACAGGGCGTGCTGCAAAGCGCTTAAGTGAGGTAACGGGTTTAATTGCAAAAACCATTCATCGTTGCTTAGGGTTTGATCCGCATATTTTTGGTTTTAAATATCATGCCGATTTCCCGTTACCAGCGGATATTGTCGTGGTGGATGAAGTGTCGATGCTAGATATCACGCTGATGAATCAGCTGTTAAAAGCTATTCCACAACAAGCGGCTTTATTTTTAATTGGTGATGTGGATCAATTACCTTCTGTGGGACCGGGTTCTGTACTTGCAGATTTGATAACTTCAAAACAAATACCTATGGTTGTTTTGACGGAAATATTTCGTCAAGCCGCTACATCGCAAATCATTGTGAATGCTCATCGGGTGAATCAAGGTAAAATGCCTTTTAAAAAATCATTGCCTTCTTCTGATTTTTATTTTATCCCTGCTAATACACCCGAAGAAATTCAAACGAAATTAATTGATTGTGTTACACAACGCATTCCTAAGCGCTTTCCATTTCATTCCGTGCAAGATATTCAAGTGCTTACTCCTATGAATCGCGGAGCAGTAGGTGCTTATCATTTGAATCATGCCTTACAACAAGCCCTCAATGCTTCATCTGAGCCAAAAATACAACGTTTTGGCTGGACCTTCTCACCAGGTGATAAAGTGATACAAACCGTCAATAATTATGACAAAGAAGTCTTTAATGGTGATATTGGATTTATTGCTAAAATTAACTTAGAAGAAACTACCCTACAAATTAATTTTGAGGATCGCCTAGTTGAGTATGATTTTAACGAATTAGATGAGATTGCCTTGGCTTATGCGACGAGCATTCATAAAAGTCAAGGATCTGAATATAAAGCAGTAGTTATTCCAATTGCCATGCAACATTATCGTCTGTTAGCACGCAACCTTCTTTATACTGGTATCACTCGAGGGAAAAAACTGGTTATTCTGATTGGACAATATAAGGCTCTAGCGCTTGCGGTACACCAACAGCCCTCACAGCAACGTTTAACTCAATTAATCCAACGTATGGCCGACATTTTTTGA
- a CDS encoding IS256 family transposase — translation MKQAILSKEFEAEAIARLKSGESLTGKDGILTPLIKQIIEASLEGELESHLLSESKTPELSNRRNGKTSKVLKTETESFELETPRDRLGTFEPQMVKKRQTVLNESLDNKILSLYALGMSYEAIQDHLADMYGLEVSAAKISLISDKLMPVITEWRNRPLESVYPIVFLDAMHFKVRIEGKVSSRAFYSVLGVNNQGRKEILGLYLSENEGSRFWLSVLNDLRARGVEDILIASIDGLKGFPEAIAEVFPQTEIQLCVIHQIRHSLKYVTSKDQKSFMADLKLVYRASSKDLAEHHLLELDEKWGKKYPAVIKSWQTQWDKLSQYFKYPEELRRIIYTTNIIEGFHRQVRKYTKNKGAFTSENALLKLIYCACQKILEKWCQPLHNWALIASQLQIFFDGRLNLQLR, via the coding sequence ATGAAACAAGCGATACTGAGTAAAGAATTTGAAGCTGAAGCGATAGCCCGACTAAAATCAGGAGAATCGTTAACAGGAAAAGACGGAATATTAACGCCGTTAATAAAACAAATTATCGAAGCGTCGTTAGAAGGTGAATTAGAATCCCATTTATTATCAGAATCGAAAACGCCTGAGTTATCGAACCGACGCAATGGAAAAACAAGTAAAGTATTAAAAACGGAGACAGAAAGTTTTGAGCTGGAAACACCCCGAGACCGTCTAGGAACGTTTGAACCGCAAATGGTAAAAAAACGTCAAACGGTTTTAAACGAATCCTTGGATAACAAAATACTATCGCTGTATGCACTTGGGATGAGCTATGAGGCGATCCAAGACCATCTGGCGGATATGTATGGTCTTGAGGTTTCAGCGGCTAAAATAAGCCTGATAAGCGATAAGTTAATGCCGGTTATAACGGAATGGCGAAATAGACCGCTAGAATCTGTGTACCCGATCGTATTTCTCGATGCCATGCATTTTAAGGTACGTATTGAAGGTAAAGTCAGTAGCCGTGCTTTTTATTCGGTTTTAGGGGTTAACAACCAGGGTCGTAAAGAAATTTTAGGGCTGTATCTTTCTGAAAATGAAGGTTCTCGTTTCTGGTTAAGTGTCTTAAATGATTTACGTGCTCGGGGAGTTGAGGATATTCTCATTGCCAGCATCGATGGATTAAAAGGTTTTCCCGAAGCCATTGCTGAGGTTTTCCCCCAGACAGAAATTCAGCTTTGTGTGATTCATCAAATCCGTCATTCATTAAAGTATGTGACCAGCAAAGATCAAAAATCCTTTATGGCTGATTTAAAATTGGTTTATCGTGCGAGTTCCAAGGACTTAGCCGAGCATCACCTATTAGAACTCGATGAAAAATGGGGTAAAAAATATCCTGCTGTGATTAAGTCTTGGCAAACTCAATGGGATAAGCTTTCCCAGTATTTTAAGTATCCTGAAGAATTAAGGCGTATTATCTACACAACCAACATTATTGAAGGGTTTCACCGGCAAGTACGCAAATATACAAAAAATAAAGGGGCTTTTACCAGTGAAAATGCCTTACTTAAATTAATTTACTGTGCCTGTCAAAAAATACTAGAAAAGTGGTGCCAGCCCCTGCATAATTGGGCTTTAATTGCTTCTCAACTGCAGATATTTTTTGATGGCAGGCTAAATTTACAGTTACGATAA
- a CDS encoding phospholipase D-like domain-containing protein → MLHYIVDAGIPVWIDTKPAIAHNKIMIIDKKEVITGSFNFTDSAQKRNAENLVFITDIKLAQEYIQNWYNREHQSKPYIK, encoded by the coding sequence CTGTTACATTATATTGTTGATGCAGGTATTCCTGTTTGGATTGATACAAAGCCTGCTATTGCCCATAACAAGATCATGATTATTGATAAAAAAGAAGTTATTACGGGCTCTTTTAACTTTACCGATAGCGCACAAAAACGTAATGCTGAGAATTTAGTTTTCATCACCGATATTAAGCTTGCCCAAGAATACATTCAAAATTGGTATAATAGAGAGCATCAATCAAAACCTTACATTAAGTAA
- a CDS encoding Rpn family recombination-promoting nuclease/putative transposase — protein sequence MKKKPEPDSFFEKNLRKHFSDILYFVQMNEAQGYLYPLIDTKRCQIK from the coding sequence TTGAAGAAAAAGCCTGAACCAGATTCCTTTTTTGAGAAGAACTTACGCAAACATTTTTCGGATATTTTATATTTTGTGCAGATGAACGAAGCGCAAGGCTATCTTTATCCGTTAATTGACACGAAACGATGCCAGATAAAATAA
- a CDS encoding Rpn family recombination-promoting nuclease/putative transposase has translation MLPINEKSGYLFFLVEHESTANDELMAFRLLHYIVSLSHEHLQQGHKKLPIILPLCIYHGEVSPYPHSTDLYDNFEDSELARKVAFKPFKLIDLTVLSDEEISQHGLLSLMEMLFKHHRDKNFLSIMRKMLKTQLVQNVIKQLNISYLSDMLNYVLSTTQDETEPQADRVLIKELVGAFPQQTEVIMTFAQQLEQRGLQQGLQQGRQEGRYEEAITIAKKLITQGRSIQYIQDLTNLSENEVLSLVEEKA, from the coding sequence ATACTCCCAATCAATGAGAAATCAGGCTACCTTTTTTTCCTAGTAGAGCATGAGTCAACGGCTAACGATGAGTTAATGGCTTTTCGTTTACTTCACTATATTGTTTCTCTCAGCCACGAACACCTTCAACAAGGGCATAAAAAACTACCCATTATTTTGCCATTATGTATTTATCATGGAGAAGTGTCGCCTTATCCACATTCCACAGACCTTTATGACAACTTTGAAGACTCTGAATTAGCACGTAAAGTCGCTTTCAAGCCATTTAAGCTGATAGACCTTACTGTCCTATCAGATGAGGAAATTAGCCAGCATGGCCTTCTTTCCCTCATGGAAATGTTATTTAAACACCATCGGGATAAGAATTTTCTATCAATTATGCGGAAAATGCTCAAAACTCAGCTTGTGCAAAATGTAATCAAACAGCTTAATATTTCCTATCTGAGTGATATGCTAAACTATGTGTTATCAACGACTCAAGATGAAACTGAACCACAAGCAGATAGGGTATTAATTAAGGAGTTAGTAGGAGCCTTCCCCCAACAAACTGAGGTTATTATGACATTCGCACAACAACTTGAACAAAGAGGCCTACAGCAGGGCCTACAGCAAGGTCGGCAAGAAGGTCGATATGAAGAAGCGATAACTATTGCTAAAAAGCTTATCACTCAAGGTCGATCCATTCAATATATTCAAGATCTAACCAATTTATCTGAAAATGAAGTGTTAAGTTTAGTTGAAGAAAAAGCCTGA
- a CDS encoding Rpn family recombination-promoting nuclease/putative transposase, which translates to MSKKIAIDFLKVYLPQEIYKVIDINTLQLTEKSFIVPELKEIHSDIIYKCEINGECSPNCVINNLS; encoded by the coding sequence ATTAGCAAAAAGATAGCTATCGATTTCTTAAAGGTTTATTTACCTCAGGAAATTTATAAAGTTATAGATATTAATACGCTTCAATTAACTGAAAAAAGCTTTATTGTCCCAGAACTAAAAGAAATTCATAGTGATATTATCTATAAATGCGAAATCAATGGAGAGTGTTCACCAAACTGTGTCATTAATAATTTATCGTAA
- a CDS encoding toxin-antitoxin system HicB family antitoxin gives MQKEKFKYPIEVFWSEEDEGYIATVPDLAGCSAWGATEEDAVHEIHDAAKAWVKAATKSGRTVPEPSTQTHYSGKFLMRLPKRLHADLARSAKVQGVSLNQYVLYLLTEKHSGLYQH, from the coding sequence ATGCAAAAAGAGAAATTTAAATACCCAATAGAAGTTTTCTGGAGCGAGGAAGACGAAGGTTATATCGCCACTGTACCGGATTTGGCAGGCTGCTCAGCTTGGGGAGCTACGGAAGAAGATGCCGTCCATGAAATACATGATGCAGCAAAAGCATGGGTAAAAGCAGCAACTAAATCGGGTCGTACAGTACCAGAACCTAGTACACAAACACACTATAGTGGAAAATTTTTAATGCGCTTGCCTAAGCGTTTACATGCTGATTTAGCGCGCAGTGCTAAAGTACAAGGAGTTAGTTTAAATCAGTATGTACTTTATTTGTTAACCGAAAAACATTCAGGACTTTATCAGCATTAA
- a CDS encoding Rpn family recombination-promoting nuclease/putative transposase has product MSIQIHNAHDAIFKTFFTDIEVATHFITIYLPKHMKQACDFSTLKIEPGSFVDADLKQHHSDILYSLKVNGMHGYVYLNLEHQSTAEELMPFRMHRYKVAIMQQHLNQGNKKLPLVISMLFYHGKGQYPYCLKLIDCVEDTPFAKAHFFDDPLLIDLNVLPDEEIYRHKQLAFLEIVQKHIFTRDLEDIADHIVRLVKQVKPDHDLFNQLVYYMLVKGETANVNQVIEKLKTIEDYEEDIMNAAQQLKQQGRQEGLYEGRQEGLQKGEYRKAITIAKKLIAEGRSIQYIQDLTNLSENEVLSLVEEKA; this is encoded by the coding sequence GTGTCGATTCAGATTCATAATGCGCACGATGCCATTTTTAAGACGTTTTTTACGGATATTGAAGTCGCAACCCACTTCATCACGATTTATTTACCCAAACACATGAAACAAGCCTGTGATTTTTCGACGTTAAAGATTGAGCCCGGGTCTTTTGTCGATGCAGATCTGAAACAACATCATTCTGATATTTTGTACTCGTTGAAAGTCAATGGGATGCACGGTTATGTTTATCTTAATCTCGAACATCAAAGCACAGCAGAAGAACTGATGCCTTTTCGCATGCACCGCTATAAAGTGGCCATTATGCAGCAGCATCTAAACCAAGGAAACAAAAAATTACCGCTGGTTATTTCGATGCTTTTCTACCATGGGAAAGGTCAGTACCCTTATTGCTTAAAGCTCATCGATTGCGTTGAGGACACGCCCTTTGCAAAAGCACATTTCTTTGATGATCCGCTGCTTATCGATCTCAATGTACTGCCGGATGAGGAGATCTATCGACACAAACAGCTTGCTTTCTTAGAAATTGTTCAAAAACATATTTTTACCAGAGATCTAGAGGATATTGCCGATCATATTGTAAGGCTGGTTAAACAGGTAAAGCCTGATCATGATTTGTTCAATCAATTGGTATATTATATGTTAGTCAAAGGTGAGACCGCCAATGTGAACCAGGTGATTGAGAAGCTTAAAACCATCGAAGACTATGAGGAAGATATTATGAATGCAGCACAGCAATTAAAACAGCAAGGTCGGCAAGAAGGTCTGTACGAAGGTCGGCAAGAAGGTCTACAGAAAGGAGAGTACCGTAAAGCGATAACTATTGCTAAAAAGCTTATCGCTGAAGGTCGATCGATTCAATATATTCAAGATCTAACCAATTTATCTGAAAATGAAGTGTTAAGTTTAGTTGAAGAAAAAGCGTGA
- the traF gene encoding conjugative transfer signal peptidase TraF, giving the protein MSKFLPIIVSILLIAILLHVFHIQFNYTSSMPIGFYQRENTTKIKRGDLVSVCLSREIAALALQRGYLRAGNCPSGVIPVLKQVIAIPGDTVTLTNSNITVNELEYTAPFMLTDHNKNTMQKFISNGLYPYNHGYWIYGANDPIKSWDSRYYGAVNRKAIIGVYKPLFTFKNKDFVKPDPLSVAH; this is encoded by the coding sequence ATGTCTAAATTTTTACCTATAATAGTTAGTATTTTACTAATCGCTATTTTACTTCACGTTTTTCATATTCAATTCAATTATACTTCATCAATGCCTATTGGTTTTTATCAGCGGGAAAATACTACTAAAATTAAACGTGGTGATTTAGTATCCGTTTGTCTTTCCAGGGAAATAGCGGCTTTGGCTTTACAGCGCGGCTACTTACGAGCTGGGAACTGTCCAAGTGGAGTGATTCCTGTGCTCAAACAAGTTATCGCTATTCCTGGTGATACCGTAACACTTACTAATAGTAACATCACCGTTAACGAACTTGAATATACGGCACCTTTTATGCTAACAGATCATAACAAAAACACCATGCAAAAATTTATTAGTAATGGTTTATATCCATATAACCATGGTTATTGGATCTATGGCGCGAATGATCCAATAAAATCCTGGGACTCTCGTTATTATGGTGCAGTTAACAGGAAAGCGATTATTGGCGTTTATAAACCCTTATTTACGTTCAAGAATAAGGATTTTGTAAAACCAGATCCCTTGTCAGTAGCACATTAA
- a CDS encoding TrbI/VirB10 family protein, translated as MKDNEALYSEVPKPPKGIGISRRLLLSIAGGLLLIVILFLYFLNHYAPHPIKKVSGENSQGNSDSAVSLIEKIQGETHKPLLVDSKAKHPIKPKNSSDADSLASKASPKNLSQNDFKEASNASISVYHNNTQYAESQPSLSYPNLPSALQNINLDSPHSPDAYTQKNLQSEKIAFLNKNDSLEKNTIQSTLQHPLSQYQLNAGTIIPANLVTGIYSNLPGHIMAKVRHDVYDTATGNYLLIPQGTTLIGNYDSQVAYGQSRVLIVWSRLIFPDTSSFDLQRMPGVDLAGMAGLHDQVDNHYFRLFSSALMFSVFGAAGQLSQPQSNNNPLSSQQIIYGAIGQQIGQTATQLVAKNMNIQPTLKIRPGTDFNVLLTRDLVLQNPYS; from the coding sequence ATGAAGGACAATGAGGCATTGTATTCGGAAGTGCCAAAGCCACCCAAAGGTATCGGCATTAGCCGTCGCTTATTACTGTCGATAGCAGGCGGCTTATTATTGATAGTCATTTTGTTTTTGTACTTTCTAAACCATTATGCGCCGCATCCGATCAAAAAAGTATCCGGCGAAAATAGTCAGGGTAACTCTGATAGTGCGGTTTCACTCATTGAAAAAATACAGGGAGAAACGCATAAACCCCTACTTGTAGATAGCAAAGCGAAACATCCGATCAAACCTAAAAATAGTTCGGATGCTGATAGTTTAGCTAGCAAGGCTAGTCCAAAGAATTTGTCACAAAACGATTTCAAAGAAGCCAGTAATGCGTCAATATCCGTGTATCACAACAATACGCAGTACGCAGAGAGCCAACCCTCACTATCTTATCCCAACTTGCCTAGCGCACTGCAAAACATAAATTTAGATAGCCCGCATTCACCCGATGCTTATACCCAGAAAAATCTGCAATCAGAAAAAATTGCCTTTTTAAATAAAAACGATTCACTTGAAAAAAATACCATTCAATCCACATTGCAACATCCCTTATCGCAGTATCAACTGAATGCCGGTACGATTATCCCCGCTAACTTAGTAACCGGCATTTATAGTAATCTGCCTGGCCATATTATGGCTAAAGTACGCCATGATGTGTATGACACGGCAACGGGCAACTATTTATTAATCCCACAAGGTACTACGCTAATTGGCAACTATGATTCACAAGTGGCTTATGGCCAATCACGAGTCTTAATTGTTTGGTCACGTTTAATATTCCCGGATACTTCCTCCTTTGATTTACAGAGAATGCCAGGTGTTGATTTGGCCGGTATGGCCGGTCTACATGATCAAGTAGACAACCATTATTTTCGACTTTTTAGCTCCGCATTAATGTTTAGTGTATTTGGTGCAGCCGGACAACTCAGTCAACCGCAAAGCAATAACAACCCATTAAGTTCACAGCAAATTATTTATGGCGCGATAGGTCAACAGATAGGACAAACCGCCACACAGCTAGTAGCCAAAAATATGAATATCCAGCCCACATTAAAGATTCGACCAGGCACTGATTTTAATGTGCTACTGACAAGGGATCTGGTTTTACAAAATCCTTATTCTTGA
- a CDS encoding type IV secretion system protein: MHFLLKKWIEIKNRYFERKKSSKRSVHRKAITKQRQFEKNLANNPYLQSRALWNDLYGSIQTKLENSYRVIFILSLVILSAIIGLVVIAGETKIKPMPFIVHGNEVLTVANANTAEFQSLKPTLAAYFIKQFIRNARTVSADGEANANNKIAALSFTTGEATHVLKEFYEENNPNVLAQQFVKNITITSALQNSAHTLDVRWREDWRNVRSGEIVQSQHYIAQLIYYYQAPSQNEIILRNNPLGLAITHLAWSLDQK, encoded by the coding sequence ATGCACTTTCTTCTTAAAAAATGGATCGAAATCAAAAATCGTTATTTCGAACGAAAAAAATCCTCAAAGAGAAGTGTACATAGAAAAGCAATAACAAAACAAAGACAATTTGAAAAAAACTTAGCCAATAACCCGTATTTGCAGTCACGAGCCTTATGGAATGACCTGTATGGCAGTATTCAAACGAAACTAGAAAACAGCTACCGTGTTATCTTCATATTATCCTTGGTTATTCTATCAGCCATTATTGGTTTAGTCGTTATTGCTGGCGAAACCAAGATCAAGCCCATGCCTTTTATTGTACATGGTAATGAAGTGTTGACCGTAGCCAATGCAAATACAGCTGAGTTTCAATCACTAAAACCTACCTTAGCCGCTTATTTTATTAAACAGTTTATTCGTAATGCCCGTACTGTCAGTGCCGATGGCGAAGCCAATGCTAATAATAAAATAGCGGCCTTATCCTTCACAACTGGAGAAGCTACGCACGTGCTTAAAGAATTTTATGAAGAAAACAACCCCAATGTACTGGCACAACAATTTGTAAAGAACATCACCATAACCAGTGCTTTACAAAATTCGGCACACACATTAGATGTGCGCTGGCGTGAAGATTGGCGCAATGTTCGTTCGGGTGAAATCGTACAGTCCCAACATTACATTGCCCAGCTTATCTATTACTACCAAGCACCTTCGCAGAACGAAATTATTTTACGTAATAATCCGCTGGGATTGGCGATTACTCATTTAGCGTGGTCACTCGATCAAAAATAA